In a genomic window of Epinephelus fuscoguttatus linkage group LG23, E.fuscoguttatus.final_Chr_v1:
- the tesk1b gene encoding dual specificity testis-specific protein kinase 2: MEMETERVEPEQEGEAEPPMHSVHGPNRIRPSSYRALRSAVSSLARLDDFNREKIGAGFFSEVFKVQHRVSGQVMALKMNILASNRANMLREVQLMNRLSHPNILRFIGVCVHEGQLHALTEYINGGNLEQLLGSDMYLSWSVRIILALDIARGLKYLHSKGIFHRDLTSKNCLVRWEGRVCSAVVGDFGLAEKIPDYSEEEDQEPLAVVGSPYWMAPEVLRGEVYNEKVDVFAYGIILCEIIARIQADPDILPRTEDFGLDVENFKQMVGDCPPHFLQLAIACCNMNSEVRPSFAQIVVELERRQAERKQKDEPTVKAVSPAIGPLRRRSLCLPSDPRLSRSKSDMLHPPDTPPSATMAMPARVNPFSQREDLKGGKIKLFDTPSKSVISLTFTLPPPPDCDDSSASETDGGELPRRHRRCHSLPCTPPPHLTSAPNTVLTEEESTCEVDAVNGEINGVSEKERLLGEEEIRDGSESDSGLPLSLEPLSLGLLDQEKEEEGEEEPMDCASSPDTQNSNSSPYSKLSLPPSHSSTPLQASTPPFSNGWGSAISNGPPCLPPLTQLDNNNVVVSRPLGWSDTATNAPTTTNNNGYHSPPSDPAGSSPFGSGSGHSLDQEEVISCPGCCLAGLRFPSMCLRAPPRRNPYKNLNGDHAASRGLLCPGPKGLPPSPTPTATTTSLEPGRALPGAQT; the protein is encoded by the exons GTGCAGCATCGTGTGTCGGGTCAGGTCATGGCTCTGAAGATGAACATCCTGGCCAGTAACAGAGCCAACATGCTCAGGGAGGTCCAGCTCATGAACCGACTATCGCACCCCAATATACTCAG GTTTATAGGAGTGTGTGTCCATGAGGGGCAGCTCCACGCCCTCACAGAG TACATCAACGGCGGGAACTTGGAGCAGCTGTTGGGCAGCGACATGTACCTGTCATGGAGCGTGCGGATCATCCTGGCCCTGGACATCGCCCGGGGACTGAAGTACCTGCACAGCAAGGGCATCTTCCACAGGGACCTCACCTCCAAG AACTGCCTGGTGCGCTGGGAGGGCCGCGTGTGCTCGGCTGTGGTGGGAGACTTTGGCCTGGCGGAGAAAATCCCAGATTACAG CGAGGAAGAGGACCAGGAGCCTCTGGCTGTCGTCGGCTCCCCCTACTGGATGGCCCCGGAGGTGCTCAGAGGAGAGGTGTATAATGAGAAG GTGGATGTGTTTGCCTACGGGATCATCCTGTGTGAGATAATTGCAAGGATACAGGCCGACCCCGACATCCTGCCACGCACTGAG GACTTTGGTTTGGATGTGGAGAACTTTAAGCAGATGGTGGGAGACTGTCCTCCTCACTTCCTGCAACTGGCCATCGCCTGCTGTAAC ATGAATTCAGAGGTCCGTCCATCATTCGCCCAAATTGTGGTGGAGCTGGAGAGGAGACAGGCTGAGAGGAAACAGAAGGATGAACCAACAGTCAAAG CTGTTTCTCCAGCAATCGGCCCTCTGCGAAGACGATCCCTCTGCCTCCCGTCAGATCCTCGCCTCTCCCGCAGCAAATCCGACATGCTCCACCCTCCAGACACGCCCCCCTCTGCCACCATGGCAATGCCTGCTCGGGTCAACCCCTTCTCTCAGAGGGAGGACCTCAAGGGTGGCAAGATCAAGCTGTTTGACACTCCCAGCAAGTCAGTCATCTCCCTCACCTTCACCCTGCCACCTCCACCAGACTGCGACGACTCCTCTGCGTCTGAGACGGATGGCGGTGAGCTACCGAGGAGGCACAGGCGCTGCCACTCGCTGCCGTGTACACCTCCTCCGCATCTCACATCAGCACCGAACACTGTCCTGACCGAGGAGGAGTCTACGTGTGAGGTAGACGCTGTAAATGGTGAGATAAACGGAGTGAGTGAAAAAGAGAGACtgctgggagaggaggagatcagGGATGGGAGTGAGTCTGATTCAGGTCTTCCTCTGTCACTTGAACCTCTGTCGCTGGGTCTGCTGGACcaagaaaaggaggaagagggggaggaggagccCATGGACTGCGCCAGCTCCCCggacacacaaaacagcaattCATCTCCTTACTCCAAACTCTCCCTGCCTCCATCACACTCCTCCACTCCCCTCCAAGCCTCCACCCCGCCCTTCTCAAATGGCTGGGGGTCAGCCATCTCCAACGGGCCCCCATGCCTGCCTCCCCTCACTCAGTTGGATAACAACAACGTGGTCGTGAGTAGGCCCTTGGGATGGAGCGACACTGCCACCAACGCTCCCACCACAACCAATAACAATGGTTACCACTCCCCACCCAGCGACCCCGCTGGTTCGTCCCCTTTCGGCTCCGGCAGCGGACACTCCCTGGACCAGGAGGAGGTGATCTCCTGTCCTGGCTGCTGCCTCGCTGGCCTTCGCTTCCCCTCAATGTGTCTCAGAGCTCCACCGCGCAGAAACCCCTACAAGAACCTAAATGGGGACCATGCAGCCTCACGTGGCCTGCTTTGTCCAGGACCCAAGGGCCTGCCGCCCTCTCCTACCCccacagccaccaccaccagcctggaGCCGGGACGCGCCTTGCCGGGGGCGCAGACATAA
- the si:dkeyp-75h12.7 gene encoding uncharacterized protein si:dkeyp-75h12.7 codes for METPGVTTVRLCVVAALLITGSTGSVCYTEVESLDLGCLLRWDCPRARSNTTYTVQTKTQGDPWQDVPWCVWVSSRSCDVSQAFSNYELYNMIRLGVHHSPTSTVWMKPRKFDYSDFTFSPPSVSASLKDDQLLVKVQFPCAANRRCSLGRCCPITELIDPWTTVTMYNKANHSEYQSRTVWTQEVLSHVEFSGLAPGQNYCVVANFSFPTFSMAASPKSAPQCVQTVSTSGLLPVLCLGIGLMSLLLVPLLTVFLRRPRQPAPSTENQPKTPVSIPDPVSLVPLPMVPVDPCDIHVEFTDDHISTESSSNQDQTSTHTSDPLHHESSAGAAYWDSGGIAAGAGARPGLWYQHPTCVSLF; via the exons ATGGAGACACCAGGTGTAACCACAGTGAGGCTGTGTGTCGTGGCTGCCCTGCTGATCACAG GGTCGACTGGGTCAGTCTGTTACACTGAAGTGGAATCACTGGACTTAGGATGCCTCCTGCGGTGGGATTGTCCCCGTGCCAGGTCTAATACCACCTACACTGTGCAGACAAAGACACAGGG GGACCCCTGGCAGGACGTGCCGTGGTGTGTTTGGGTCTCGTCCCGCAGCTGTGACGTCTCGCAGGCCTTCTCAAACTATGAGCTGTACAACATGATTCGTCTGGGCGTCCACCATAGCCCCACGTCCACCGTCTGGATGAAGCCCCGCAAGTTCGATTACAGTGACTTCA CCTTCAGCCCTCCCTCCGTCTCAGCCTCTCTGAAAGACGACCAGCTGCTGGTGAAGGTGCAGTTCCCCTGTGCGGCCAACAGGAGGTGCTCTCTGGGGAGGTGCTGTCCCATCACTGAACTGATTGACCCCTGGACTACAGTGACTATGTACAATAAGGCCAATCACTCTGAGTACCAG AGCCGCACAGTTTGGACCCAGGAAGTTTTGTCCCATGTGGAGTTCTCTGGTCTGGCTCCAGGTCAGAACTACTGTGTCGTGGCCAACTTCTCCTTCCCGACATTCTCCATGGCAGCTTCCCCGAAATCTGCCCCTCAGTGTGTCCAGACTGTTTCCACATCAG GGCTGCTGCCTGTGTTGTGTCTGGGAATCGGTCTGATGTCTTTGCTCCTTGTCCCACTTCTCACTGTGTTTCTGAGAAGACCAAGACAACCAGCACCATCCACTGAAAATCAGCCCAAGACTCCG GTGTCCATTCCTgatccagtctctttggtgccTCTCCCCATGGTCCCTGTTGACCCTTGTGACATCCACGTGGAATTCACTGATGACCACATCTCCACTGAGTCCTCCTCCAACCAGGACCAGACCTCGACACACACCAGTGATCCTCTCCATCATGAGTCCAGCGCAGGTGCAGCGTACTGGGACAGTGGCGGGATtgcagctggagctggagcaaGGCCGGGACTCTGGTATCAGCATCCCACCTGTGTCTCACTCTTCTGA